AAGACGGCCTTCCCGGCGGGCGACCGAGTGCGGCCGCCGACGAGGACGCGGTCTGCGTGAACGTCCTCGGCGAGCGCGACGATGTTCTCGCCGTGCGGGCCGACAGAGCCACGGACTTGGTACTCGACGCCAGCGTCGTCGAACTCATCGGTGAGTTCGCGTACCGTCGCGTGACGGGCGGCCACTTCGTCGGGGTCGATTTCGCCGTCCGGGTCGTAGTCGAGGCGGTCGATGACCTCGTCGAACTCGTCGTCGGTGAACACGTGTGCGAGGACGACGGTCGCACCGGCGGGTTCAGCGACATCGATTGCGGCTTGTGCCAGTTCCTCCGCTCGGTCGGCGTCTCCGGGTCCGACCGCGAGCAGTATCGTCTCAAGAGCCATACGAAAGGATTTTTCTCCCGAATATTAAACGTGTGGGGCGGTTTACTCGTCAACGAAACAACCTGCGCGGCGAGCGGCAAGGAAATTATACCGCCGGGTCGAAGCTGGGAGCATGATACGACCCGAGTTAGACGGCCGAATCGCGCTCGTCACCGGGAGCGCGACGGGCGTCGGCCGCGAACTGCTGCTCTCGCTGGCCGACTGCGGCGCGAGCGTGGCGGTCCACTACCGGTCGAGCGAAGAGGAAGCCGAGACAGTCGCCGAGCGAGCGCGCGAGCGAGGCGCGCCGGAGGCGACGACGGTGCAGGGCGACGTAGCGAATCCAGATGCAGTCGAGGCGATGTTCGACAGCGTGGAGGAGAAATTGGGAACAGTAGACGTGCTAGTCAACAACGTCGGCCCGTTCGCGCCCGCTCACTGGGAGGAAATTTCGTACGAGAAATGGAACACGGTCTTGCAGGCCAATATTAATGGTACCTACCTCTGCTGTAAGCGCGCGCTGCCCGGAATGCGCGAGCAAAACTGGGGCCGGATAGTCAACGTCGGCTATGCGAGTTCCGAGAAGGGACTGGTCAACCCGAAGAACGCGCCGTACTTCATCGCTAAGGCTGGCGTGCTGATGTTCACGCGGATGTTGGCCAACGATACGCAAGACGACGG
The sequence above is a segment of the Halorussus halophilus genome. Coding sequences within it:
- a CDS encoding universal stress protein — encoded protein: MALETILLAVGPGDADRAEELAQAAIDVAEPAGATVVLAHVFTDDEFDEVIDRLDYDPDGEIDPDEVAARHATVRELTDEFDDAGVEYQVRGSVGPHGENIVALAEDVHADRVLVGGRTRSPAGKAVFGSTAQEVMLSAPCPVTFVRGD
- a CDS encoding SDR family NAD(P)-dependent oxidoreductase, which gives rise to MIRPELDGRIALVTGSATGVGRELLLSLADCGASVAVHYRSSEEEAETVAERARERGAPEATTVQGDVANPDAVEAMFDSVEEKLGTVDVLVNNVGPFAPAHWEEISYEKWNTVLQANINGTYLCCKRALPGMREQNWGRIVNVGYASSEKGLVNPKNAPYFIAKAGVLMFTRMLANDTQDDGITVNAISPYVVENSDEFPEELPRGRPANFEDMEQAMLFFLEEGSDYISGENIEVDGGWLPEKV